In a single window of the Saccharothrix australiensis genome:
- a CDS encoding helix-turn-helix domain-containing protein, whose translation MTTPGADVFPIPAPLPRPPDAEPAAPSLDLVEHALQCVRQALASVEQVARTLSVGDGRERAEPRAAVAARPDGSAHEPWLTRQERRVLTLVAAGLSNREIAGVLEISEKTAKNYVHTVLVKLDAGSRTEAAFTALYENLVDLDECRRASKRSSASWLVPPQRSRPLP comes from the coding sequence TTGACCACCCCCGGCGCCGACGTGTTCCCCATCCCGGCACCACTCCCGCGCCCACCGGACGCCGAACCGGCCGCCCCCTCGCTCGACCTGGTCGAGCACGCGTTGCAGTGCGTCCGGCAGGCCCTGGCGTCCGTGGAGCAGGTGGCGCGCACGCTGTCGGTGGGTGACGGCCGGGAACGGGCGGAACCGCGCGCCGCCGTGGCCGCGCGCCCCGACGGGAGCGCCCACGAGCCCTGGCTGACCAGGCAGGAGCGGCGCGTGCTCACCCTGGTCGCCGCCGGGCTGTCCAACCGGGAGATCGCCGGTGTCCTGGAGATCTCCGAGAAGACCGCCAAGAACTACGTGCACACGGTGCTGGTCAAGCTGGACGCCGGCAGTCGCACGGAGGCGGCGTTCACCGCGCTCTACGAGAACCTGGTGGACCTGGACGAGTGCCGCCGCGCCAGCAAGCGCTCGTCGGCCTCCTGGCTGGTACCGCCGCAACGGAGCCGGCCGCTGCCCTGA
- a CDS encoding acetyl-CoA carboxylase biotin carboxyl carrier protein encodes MSTHVSPIPPPHRGTGPADGVPLDVVRQLLAAVHRHSARRLVVRTAGLEVEIEADHVRVEPGATRAGTAPTDTAPAADTAPALVDVVATAVGVVRFTTGPGSPSGLVVAADDQVAQIEAMKTVTAVLAGHAGVVREVCARDGDVVSFGQPLLRLEPVGDDGAPADALG; translated from the coding sequence GTGTCGACGCACGTGTCCCCCATCCCCCCACCGCACCGGGGCACCGGCCCGGCGGACGGCGTCCCGCTGGACGTCGTGCGGCAGCTCCTCGCCGCCGTGCACCGGCACTCCGCGCGCCGGCTGGTGGTGCGCACCGCCGGGCTGGAGGTCGAGATCGAGGCCGACCACGTCCGCGTCGAACCCGGCGCCACGCGCGCCGGCACCGCACCCACCGACACCGCGCCGGCGGCGGACACCGCGCCTGCCCTGGTCGACGTCGTGGCGACCGCCGTGGGCGTCGTCCGGTTCACCACCGGTCCCGGCAGCCCGTCGGGGCTCGTGGTCGCCGCGGACGACCAGGTGGCGCAGATCGAGGCCATGAAGACGGTCACGGCGGTGCTCGCCGGGCACGCGGGCGTCGTCCGCGAGGTCTGCGCCCGCGACGGTGACGTGGTGTCGTTCGGGCAGCCGCTGCTGCGCCTGGAGCCGGTGGGCGACGACGGGGCACCGGCCGATGCCCTCGGCTGA
- a CDS encoding biotin carboxylase N-terminal domain-containing protein, translating into MPSADPSPTVRTVFVPGRGGAAVRVVRACRELGLRSVVGHSDADADSLPVRLADDGFCLGPAAPAHGYLNVPAVLYGCAGTGADAVHPGCGPLAADLLLARGCAEAGLVFVGSTPEHLALLGDRIATRAVLAGAGLPVVPGSADRLRGVEDALGEADRLGYPVALKPAAGRGGRLVRTPAELPEAFRRATHDARRLFADARLFLERHLPAARRVEVQVLADHHGGVVHLGDRRGPDRHRGLVAEAPAPDLPTRLRERLHQAAVRGAAAVRLAGAATVDFLVTGPDGFACVGVDPVPRAGHPVTEAVTGVDVVEWALRVAAGERLDLDRWDVAVRGHAVLVRISAPEPPAGRTAPPDRDRVAPPDRDRVAPPDHHTGPVLPGGAGVRVDLPAGCPADRASAEVVVSGRDRAHCLRRLDRALAETAAAGR; encoded by the coding sequence ATGCCCTCGGCTGACCCGTCGCCGACGGTCCGCACGGTGTTCGTCCCCGGCCGGGGCGGCGCCGCGGTGCGCGTCGTGCGGGCCTGCCGGGAACTCGGCCTCCGCTCGGTCGTCGGGCACTCCGACGCGGACGCGGACAGCCTGCCGGTCCGGCTGGCCGACGACGGCTTCTGCCTGGGCCCCGCCGCACCCGCCCACGGCTACCTCAACGTGCCGGCCGTGCTCTACGGCTGCGCCGGCACCGGCGCGGACGCGGTGCACCCCGGTTGCGGCCCCCTCGCCGCCGACCTCCTGCTGGCGCGCGGCTGCGCGGAAGCCGGCCTGGTGTTCGTCGGCTCGACGCCGGAGCACCTGGCGCTGCTGGGCGACCGGATCGCCACCCGCGCGGTGCTGGCCGGGGCGGGCCTGCCGGTGGTGCCGGGGTCGGCCGACCGGTTGCGCGGCGTGGAGGACGCGCTCGGGGAGGCCGACCGGCTGGGTTACCCGGTCGCGCTGAAGCCCGCCGCGGGCCGAGGCGGGCGTCTCGTGCGGACGCCGGCGGAGTTGCCCGAGGCGTTCCGGCGCGCCACGCACGACGCGCGACGGCTGTTCGCCGACGCGCGGCTGTTCCTGGAGCGGCACCTGCCCGCCGCCCGACGCGTCGAGGTGCAGGTGCTCGCCGACCACCACGGCGGCGTCGTGCACCTGGGCGACCGCCGGGGTCCGGACCGGCACCGGGGGCTGGTGGCGGAAGCGCCCGCGCCGGACCTGCCGACCCGCCTGCGGGAGCGGCTGCACCAGGCCGCCGTGCGCGGCGCGGCGGCGGTGCGCCTGGCCGGCGCGGCCACGGTCGACTTCCTCGTCACCGGGCCGGACGGGTTCGCCTGCGTCGGGGTGGACCCCGTGCCGCGGGCGGGGCACCCGGTGACGGAGGCGGTGACCGGGGTGGACGTCGTGGAGTGGGCGCTGCGCGTGGCGGCGGGTGAGCGGCTCGACCTCGACCGGTGGGACGTGGCGGTGCGCGGGCACGCCGTGCTGGTGCGGATCAGCGCCCCGGAACCGCCGGCGGGCCGGACGGCACCGCCCGACCGCGACCGGGTGGCACCGCCGGACCGCGACCGGGTGGCACCGCCGGACCACCACACCGGACCGGTGCTGCCGGGTGGCGCCGGGGTGCGGGTCGACCTGCCCGCCGGGTGCCCGGCCGACCGGGCGTCGGCCGAGGTCGTCGTCAGCGGCCGGGACCGGGCGCACTGCCTGCGCAGGCTGGACCGCGCCCTGGCGGAGACGGCCGCCGCCGGTAGGTGA
- a CDS encoding acyltransferase domain-containing protein: MNPRTAFLFPGQGSYLPGLFGNLVDHHPVIGDTLSTVDSVATRLGRAAVSPMLLDTDSPTLQELVAHDPPALHLAIFAASVATSRLLVEDGGVAPDLMLGHSFGELTALTAAGALTLADGAHLVARRDESLRRPGAPRGGLVAVSCGVRRARHLLGALDEWGLAVAADNGPDQVVLSGPDEALARLQEAAGALGLTATRLRIPYPFHNRLMLDAADDFAERTADVPKRAPRLPVYSPLLGRYVEDVADVERVVRDHLVRPVLFLDAVRAVHADGVRRFAEAGPKGVLVDLVARAVPDVVTTAPLRRRTDRRGLLSAVEELLAHDDRWVPAPRRVEHDRWAPMPPRAVRAREPGTEPSPVRGTGRWQEWTTTREDPPGQPSAPDRPSAPDRREQPDPSEQDGRVNASGRDGAESAAQHLPAAPARPGPHPVTAAGLDRDEVLGTVRGLYAELVGYPVDVFESGTDLEADLGIDSIKQTEAFARITHHFGIPETASVDVRLTDYPTVDAVADLVVELAEGREPTGRVA; this comes from the coding sequence ATGAACCCACGTACCGCCTTCCTCTTCCCCGGACAGGGGAGCTACCTCCCCGGCCTGTTCGGCAACCTCGTCGACCACCACCCGGTGATCGGGGACACCCTGTCCACAGTGGACTCCGTCGCCACCCGGCTCGGGCGGGCGGCGGTGTCGCCGATGCTGCTCGACACCGACTCGCCGACCCTCCAGGAGCTGGTCGCCCACGACCCGCCCGCGCTGCACCTGGCGATCTTCGCCGCGTCGGTGGCCACCTCGCGGCTGCTGGTCGAGGACGGCGGGGTGGCCCCGGACCTCATGCTGGGGCACAGCTTCGGCGAGCTGACGGCGTTGACCGCGGCCGGCGCGCTGACCCTGGCCGACGGCGCGCACCTGGTGGCCCGGCGCGACGAGTCGCTGCGCCGGCCCGGCGCGCCGCGCGGCGGCCTGGTGGCGGTGAGCTGCGGCGTCCGCCGCGCACGGCACCTGCTGGGCGCGCTGGACGAGTGGGGCCTCGCCGTCGCCGCCGACAACGGCCCCGACCAGGTCGTCCTCTCCGGGCCGGACGAGGCGCTGGCCAGGCTCCAGGAGGCGGCGGGCGCGCTCGGGCTCACCGCGACCCGCCTGCGCATCCCCTACCCGTTCCACAACCGGCTCATGCTGGACGCGGCCGACGACTTCGCCGAGCGGACGGCGGACGTGCCCAAGCGGGCGCCCCGGCTGCCGGTGTACTCGCCGCTGCTGGGCCGTTACGTCGAGGACGTCGCGGACGTGGAGCGCGTGGTCCGCGACCACCTCGTCCGGCCGGTGCTGTTCCTGGACGCGGTCCGGGCCGTGCACGCCGACGGCGTGCGGCGGTTCGCCGAGGCCGGGCCGAAGGGCGTCCTGGTGGACCTGGTGGCCCGTGCGGTGCCCGACGTGGTGACCACCGCGCCGCTGCGGCGGCGGACCGACCGGCGCGGGCTGCTCTCCGCCGTGGAGGAACTGCTGGCGCACGACGACCGGTGGGTGCCGGCACCTCGTCGCGTCGAGCACGACCGATGGGCGCCGATGCCACCCCGCGCGGTGCGCGCGCGCGAACCGGGGACGGAGCCGTCCCCGGTCCGGGGGACCGGTCGGTGGCAGGAGTGGACCACCACCCGCGAGGACCCGCCCGGACAGCCGTCGGCGCCGGACCGGCCCTCGGCGCCCGACCGGCGCGAACAACCTGATCCGTCCGAACAGGACGGTCGCGTCAACGCGTCCGGAAGGGACGGTGCGGAGTCGGCGGCGCAGCACCTCCCGGCCGCACCCGCCCGCCCCGGACCGCACCCGGTCACCGCGGCGGGCCTGGACCGCGACGAAGTGCTCGGCACCGTGCGCGGGCTGTACGCGGAGCTGGTGGGCTACCCGGTGGACGTCTTCGAGAGCGGCACCGACCTGGAAGCCGACCTCGGCATCGACTCCATCAAGCAGACCGAGGCGTTCGCGCGGATCACCCACCACTTCGGCATCCCCGAGACGGCGTCGGTGGACGTGCGGCTGACCGACTACCCCACCGTGGACGCGGTCGCCGACCTCGTCGTGGAGCTGGCCGAGGGCCGCGAGCCGACGGGACGGGTCGCGTGA
- a CDS encoding SDR family NAD(P)-dependent oxidoreductase, translating into MELDGKVAVVTGGSRGIGRRIVERFLDEGASVVFSGRDGMAGERTRKELDVGDRALFVAGDVTRRQDAERMVDAAVERYGRLDVLVNNAGGMPGFGLVAGTDDAVWHDTLAVNLHAVFYVTRRALAHLVPQQSGRIITISSISGKQGDPGLGAYVTAKHAVIGLTKVVAREVGALGITANCICPGLVMTDLIRDRAPVAAEVLGVTAEQLVAAFAGKAATGRATTVDEVAAMAVLLSSEAGAGITGAALSVDGGVTSH; encoded by the coding sequence GTGGAGCTGGACGGCAAGGTCGCGGTGGTCACCGGTGGCAGCAGGGGCATCGGCCGGAGGATCGTCGAGCGGTTCCTCGACGAGGGCGCGTCGGTGGTGTTCAGCGGCCGGGACGGGATGGCGGGCGAGCGGACCCGCAAGGAGCTGGACGTCGGTGACCGGGCGCTGTTCGTGGCGGGCGACGTGACCCGCAGGCAGGACGCCGAGCGGATGGTCGACGCGGCGGTCGAGCGGTACGGCAGGTTGGACGTGCTGGTCAACAACGCCGGCGGGATGCCGGGTTTCGGCCTGGTGGCAGGCACCGACGACGCGGTCTGGCACGACACGCTCGCGGTCAACCTGCACGCCGTGTTCTACGTGACGCGCCGGGCGCTGGCGCACCTGGTGCCGCAGCAGTCGGGCCGGATCATCACCATCTCGTCCATCTCGGGCAAGCAGGGCGACCCCGGTCTCGGGGCGTACGTCACCGCCAAGCACGCCGTGATCGGCCTGACCAAGGTGGTGGCGCGCGAGGTCGGGGCGCTGGGCATCACCGCGAACTGCATCTGCCCCGGCCTGGTGATGACGGACCTGATCCGTGACCGCGCGCCGGTCGCGGCGGAGGTGCTGGGCGTGACCGCCGAGCAGCTCGTGGCCGCGTTCGCGGGCAAGGCCGCTACCGGGCGGGCGACCACGGTGGACGAGGTGGCCGCGATGGCGGTGCTGCTGTCCTCGGAGGCCGGTGCCGGGATCACCGGCGCGGCGCTGTCGGTGGACGGCGGCGTGACCTCGCACTGA
- a CDS encoding SDR family oxidoreductase: MTGRAGGPQAPPGEFEGKVVLVTGGARRVGRAIVHEFASLGAHVVVNYFHSGQAAHETREQVLAAGGSCELLRASVAKPDDVSAMFDTVRDRHGALDVLVNNAARGVFAPTATLTEADWRKIFDVNVHGARRCALAALPLLAAVGGAVVNVSSIGTEVVLTDYTAIAASKGALETLSRYLAVEFAERGVRVNVASAGLLDNPTADLFPDAAELRARCAAAAPLGRLGTEQELARLVVLLASPRLGWVTGRSLLADGGLSLGHALLRPDPPAARVPAAREAGGRAPSPGAAGGRAPVLGAKPANGDRLAEPGPASVAPARAAGRSGSVTSPGPSGADDSAGDRTVAVVGLGLALPGAVDPGEFWELLDRGEPVFDEPRERFRRDAFKTPDGTAPGGTAPGWSTLDKSTSDGAVPDPNAADRGYTFRGGYLRNPRLHREAKARSCANDMAAQWLRHSLAQAFEDVVHLSGDRVECFVGNTVEGNQHLEERLVVETALNRLVRHWPDPDADRDRLADRLRAVLLRHYPHAAGDGRGHLPDGVVHAAVTDLLPAGSPYTTVDTACSSSLYAVDLGVRSLLAGESDIAVCGGVFTNTPRFSIMFAALRGLSRSGAVRAFDRAADGTLFSDGAGAVVLKTLRRARRDGDEVLAVLGGTGVASDGRGKAVYAPNPVGQGIAVRRARRVNGTRPEDVDWVVAHGTGTPVGDRVELGVLDSAAPERGYPCTSNKSLIGHTGWTAGVASVIHAVLGLRHDRVPAQRPLRETTPDVRNTRVRIPRTGRPLPREQGRPRVVGVSAFGFGGTDAHLLVQDPPPPGGTPPVSAPEPETDDVVLVGWTAHLPDDPSPEQVRTRLAAGAPLTARRAFPTPYPPPAGIVRLTPRTARTIDRSQLMALAVAAKFAEEHGAIWEEVAERTAVLAAHTGPASLLGTSALRCYADDLRALRPTEDDGLPPEALARAIEGCLAQVRRERVPTNEDLLPGSGPNIIPARLANALDLHGPALTLDTGRSSTHTAVRTACHYLADRETDLVLVLALNGNSTPELAALLDLPADRLGEGAFLLALARGRDAAAKGWPALCRVTADPRPRRAAAVDRPEDPSAGLVEGGSASHPETSRADAAAGAPTEHLAADHAGGAGHVAGARTYLAADGAIDLLTALAGGPVEPVTVTAPFPGPALTLHPVPATGADRAGGYPAAARPVAANPARETADPARDTANPARETADPARETADPAGETARSARETADPARDTVNPAPDTAAPVVPRPPRDPLTARHVCRWEPQPLPSGRDGLPADCLVLADEATARAVAGAAESTGATVVAVRPGDDPEAVLLPAFAAGRSYRHLRVLARQRHAGPHASESADTLVVLQEAVFLAAQRCLRELTGGGSLGAVLLDPLESGTPGVHTGLLSGFVKSLSWELPACTCRMVVTDEPAVAAWHALEAEPGQRGGLPVVLRRAGTRYRQRLHPAPPDIGELPLSAGDVVVATGGARGITAACLEALIDHVPLKVWLLGSSTPAEVPDWLLTAADDDLPAHRAEFIARLRRDEGAPVAELNRRFERLLHARESRLTLDRMRRRCGWTAVQYLTCDVVDPDAVRRAAATVLARDGRVDLLVNGAGVHGAGDLERKRLADFRRIRDVKLLGYRHLKRYFSAPPPRLWCNFGSAAGLVGLPGESEYAAANDYLSCAAEHRRATGGSDEYTMAWTVWDETGLGGGPVAQAIVARAQRLTSMSKAEGAAHFVAELAQRGPREPVVSFLGDKERASFSRQFPGCVADRAPDRDEAAVGALLPPPEEITADRAVWRLVLTERHRDLVRDHLVDGRPTVPGTVLAALAVEAARALLPEHPVRALRDVSFASWVRPAADGRPGRYRVTAVVNRSGRSSRPTVLVRVTSDVTASGGRLLRRDREHFRATALAGAPRPEGVPAPEGDREPVGAPYYHPAARVLLSGAYRTTRDWRAGPSGASATWRPDVAALPADLARLAAPALLLDALARTRALRPVAGGEQEPEAPRHIRRVEWFTDECDLELAARCPEGVRLRWDAVTGEFTAVAVDGTPLARMQDVRGVPMGRVRATGEA, encoded by the coding sequence GTGACCGGTCGGGCGGGTGGCCCGCAGGCGCCGCCCGGTGAGTTCGAGGGGAAGGTCGTGCTCGTCACCGGCGGTGCGCGGCGGGTCGGCCGGGCCATCGTGCACGAGTTCGCGTCCCTGGGCGCGCACGTGGTCGTCAACTACTTCCACTCCGGGCAGGCGGCGCACGAGACGCGCGAGCAGGTCCTCGCCGCGGGCGGCTCCTGCGAGCTGCTGCGGGCGAGCGTCGCCAAACCCGACGACGTCAGCGCGATGTTCGACACCGTGCGTGACCGCCACGGCGCGCTGGACGTGCTGGTGAACAACGCGGCGCGAGGGGTGTTCGCGCCGACGGCGACGCTGACCGAGGCGGACTGGCGGAAGATCTTCGACGTCAACGTGCACGGGGCCCGCCGGTGCGCCCTCGCCGCCCTGCCGCTGCTGGCCGCCGTCGGCGGCGCGGTGGTGAACGTGTCGTCCATCGGCACGGAGGTGGTGCTGACGGACTACACCGCGATCGCGGCGAGCAAGGGCGCGTTGGAGACGCTCAGCCGCTACCTCGCGGTGGAGTTCGCCGAGCGCGGTGTGCGGGTGAACGTGGCGTCGGCGGGCCTGCTGGACAACCCGACGGCGGACCTGTTCCCCGACGCCGCCGAGCTGCGCGCGCGGTGCGCGGCGGCGGCTCCCCTGGGTCGGCTGGGCACGGAGCAGGAGTTGGCGCGCCTGGTGGTGCTCCTGGCGTCGCCCCGGCTGGGCTGGGTGACCGGGCGCAGCCTGCTCGCTGACGGCGGGCTGTCGCTCGGCCACGCCCTGCTGCGACCGGACCCGCCGGCGGCACGGGTGCCGGCGGCGCGCGAGGCGGGTGGCCGTGCGCCTTCGCCGGGGGCGGCGGGTGGCCGTGCGCCCGTCCTCGGGGCGAAGCCCGCCAACGGTGATCGTCTTGCCGAGCCGGGTCCGGCGTCGGTCGCACCCGCGCGCGCCGCCGGGCGGTCCGGGTCCGTGACGTCCCCCGGACCGTCAGGGGCCGACGACTCCGCCGGCGACCGGACCGTCGCGGTGGTGGGGCTGGGGCTGGCCCTGCCCGGCGCGGTCGACCCCGGCGAGTTCTGGGAACTGCTCGACCGGGGCGAGCCGGTCTTCGACGAGCCGCGCGAGCGGTTCCGCCGGGACGCGTTCAAGACGCCGGACGGGACCGCGCCGGGCGGCACCGCACCAGGGTGGTCCACTCTGGACAAGTCCACTTCGGACGGTGCTGTACCGGACCCGAACGCGGCGGACCGCGGTTACACCTTCCGCGGCGGCTACCTCCGGAACCCCCGCCTGCACCGCGAGGCCAAGGCGCGGTCCTGCGCCAACGACATGGCCGCCCAGTGGTTGCGGCACAGCCTGGCGCAGGCGTTCGAGGACGTCGTCCACCTGTCCGGCGACCGGGTCGAGTGCTTCGTCGGCAACACCGTCGAGGGCAACCAGCACCTGGAGGAGCGCCTGGTGGTGGAGACCGCGCTGAACCGGCTCGTCCGGCACTGGCCGGACCCCGACGCCGATCGCGACCGGCTGGCGGACCGGCTGCGCGCGGTGCTGCTGCGGCACTACCCGCACGCGGCCGGCGACGGGCGCGGCCACCTGCCGGACGGGGTCGTGCACGCCGCCGTCACCGACCTCCTGCCGGCCGGGTCGCCGTACACGACGGTGGACACCGCGTGCTCGTCCAGCCTCTACGCCGTCGACCTGGGCGTGCGCAGCCTGCTGGCGGGCGAGAGCGACATCGCCGTGTGCGGCGGGGTGTTCACCAACACGCCGCGGTTCTCGATCATGTTCGCCGCGCTGCGCGGGCTCAGCCGCAGCGGCGCGGTCCGGGCGTTCGACCGGGCCGCCGACGGCACGCTGTTCTCCGACGGCGCGGGCGCGGTGGTGCTCAAGACGCTGCGGCGCGCCCGGCGGGACGGCGACGAGGTGCTGGCCGTGCTGGGTGGCACGGGGGTGGCCTCCGACGGCCGGGGCAAGGCGGTCTACGCGCCCAACCCGGTCGGGCAGGGCATCGCCGTCCGCCGGGCCAGGCGGGTCAACGGGACCCGGCCCGAGGACGTCGACTGGGTGGTCGCGCACGGCACGGGCACCCCGGTGGGCGACCGGGTCGAGCTGGGCGTGCTGGACTCGGCCGCCCCGGAGCGCGGCTACCCGTGCACGTCCAACAAGTCGCTGATCGGCCACACCGGCTGGACGGCGGGCGTGGCGTCGGTCATCCACGCGGTGCTCGGGTTGCGCCACGACCGCGTGCCGGCGCAGCGCCCGCTGCGCGAGACGACCCCGGACGTCCGGAACACCCGCGTGCGCATCCCGCGGACCGGCCGACCGCTGCCGCGCGAGCAGGGCAGGCCGCGGGTGGTGGGCGTGTCGGCGTTCGGGTTCGGCGGCACCGACGCGCACCTGCTCGTGCAGGACCCGCCGCCGCCGGGCGGCACGCCGCCGGTCTCGGCGCCCGAACCGGAGACCGACGACGTGGTGCTGGTCGGGTGGACCGCCCACCTGCCCGACGACCCCTCGCCCGAGCAGGTGCGGACGCGGTTGGCGGCGGGCGCGCCGCTCACCGCGCGGCGGGCGTTCCCCACGCCCTACCCGCCGCCCGCCGGCATCGTGCGGCTGACGCCCCGCACCGCGCGGACGATCGACCGGTCCCAGCTCATGGCGCTGGCCGTGGCCGCGAAGTTCGCCGAGGAGCACGGCGCGATCTGGGAGGAGGTCGCGGAGCGCACCGCCGTCCTGGCCGCGCACACCGGTCCGGCGAGCCTGCTGGGCACGTCCGCGTTGCGCTGCTACGCCGACGACCTGCGCGCGCTGCGCCCGACCGAGGACGACGGGCTGCCGCCCGAGGCGCTGGCCCGCGCGATCGAGGGCTGCCTGGCGCAGGTGCGGCGGGAGCGGGTGCCCACCAACGAGGACCTGCTGCCGGGTTCGGGCCCGAACATCATCCCGGCCCGGCTGGCGAACGCCCTGGACCTGCACGGCCCCGCGCTGACCCTGGACACCGGGCGGTCGTCCACCCACACGGCGGTGCGCACCGCCTGCCACTACCTCGCCGACCGCGAGACCGACCTGGTGCTGGTGCTGGCGCTCAACGGCAACAGCACGCCCGAGCTGGCGGCCCTGCTCGACCTGCCCGCCGACCGCCTCGGCGAGGGGGCGTTCCTGCTGGCGCTGGCGCGCGGGCGGGACGCGGCGGCGAAGGGGTGGCCCGCGCTGTGCCGGGTGACCGCCGACCCGCGACCGCGGCGGGCCGCCGCGGTCGACCGCCCCGAGGACCCGTCGGCCGGGCTCGTCGAGGGCGGGTCCGCGAGCCACCCGGAGACCTCGCGCGCCGATGCCGCCGCCGGCGCGCCCACCGAGCACCTGGCCGCGGACCACGCCGGGGGTGCCGGCCACGTGGCGGGCGCGCGCACCTACCTCGCCGCCGACGGCGCGATCGACCTGCTGACCGCGCTGGCGGGCGGCCCGGTCGAGCCGGTGACGGTGACCGCCCCGTTCCCGGGGCCCGCGCTCACCCTGCACCCCGTGCCGGCGACCGGCGCCGATCGGGCCGGTGGGTACCCGGCAGCCGCCCGGCCGGTCGCCGCGAACCCGGCGCGGGAGACGGCGGACCCGGCGCGCGACACCGCGAACCCGGCGCGGGAGACGGCGGACCCGGCGCGGGAGACGGCGGACCCGGCGGGGGAGACGGCGAGGTCGGCGCGGGAGACGGCGGACCCGGCACGCGACACCGTGAACCCGGCGCCGGACACCGCCGCGCCGGTGGTGCCCCGGCCGCCGCGAGACCCGCTGACGGCCCGGCACGTCTGCCGCTGGGAGCCGCAACCCCTGCCGAGCGGTCGCGACGGGCTGCCCGCCGACTGCCTGGTGCTCGCCGACGAGGCGACGGCACGGGCCGTCGCCGGCGCGGCGGAGTCGACGGGCGCGACCGTGGTCGCCGTGCGGCCCGGCGACGACCCGGAGGCCGTGCTGCTCCCGGCCTTCGCCGCCGGGAGGTCGTACCGCCACCTGCGCGTCCTGGCCCGGCAGCGGCACGCCGGGCCCCACGCCTCCGAGTCCGCCGACACCCTGGTGGTGCTCCAGGAGGCGGTGTTCCTGGCCGCCCAGCGCTGCCTGCGCGAGCTGACCGGCGGCGGCTCGCTGGGCGCGGTGCTGCTCGACCCGCTGGAGTCGGGCACGCCGGGCGTCCACACGGGACTGCTGTCCGGTTTCGTCAAGAGCCTGTCGTGGGAGCTGCCCGCGTGCACCTGCCGGATGGTCGTCACCGACGAGCCCGCGGTCGCGGCGTGGCACGCGCTGGAGGCCGAGCCGGGGCAGCGCGGCGGGCTGCCGGTGGTCCTGCGCCGCGCCGGTACGCGGTACCGGCAGCGGCTGCACCCCGCGCCGCCCGACATCGGGGAGCTGCCGCTGTCGGCGGGCGACGTCGTGGTGGCGACCGGCGGCGCGCGGGGCATCACCGCCGCGTGCCTGGAAGCGCTGATCGACCACGTGCCGCTGAAGGTGTGGCTGCTCGGGTCGTCCACCCCGGCGGAGGTGCCGGACTGGCTGCTCACCGCGGCGGACGACGACCTGCCCGCCCACCGCGCGGAGTTCATCGCCCGGCTCCGCCGCGACGAGGGCGCGCCGGTGGCCGAGCTGAACCGGCGCTTCGAGCGGCTGCTGCACGCGCGGGAGAGCAGGCTGACCCTGGACCGGATGCGGCGGCGCTGCGGCTGGACCGCGGTGCAGTACCTGACCTGCGACGTGGTCGACCCGGACGCGGTGCGCCGCGCGGCGGCGACCGTGCTGGCTCGGGACGGCCGGGTCGACCTGCTGGTCAACGGCGCGGGCGTGCACGGCGCGGGCGACCTGGAGCGCAAGCGGCTGGCGGACTTCCGCCGGATCAGGGACGTCAAGCTGCTCGGCTACCGGCACCTCAAGCGGTACTTCTCCGCGCCGCCGCCCCGGCTGTGGTGCAACTTCGGCTCGGCCGCCGGCCTGGTCGGCCTGCCGGGGGAGTCCGAGTACGCGGCGGCCAACGACTACCTCTCCTGCGCCGCCGAGCACCGGCGCGCGACGGGCGGGTCGGACGAGTACACGATGGCCTGGACCGTGTGGGACGAGACCGGGCTCGGCGGCGGTCCCGTCGCCCAGGCCATCGTGGCCCGCGCCCAGCGGCTGACCTCGATGAGCAAGGCGGAGGGCGCGGCGCACTTCGTCGCCGAACTGGCGCAGCGGGGTCCCCGCGAGCCGGTGGTGTCCTTCCTCGGGGACAAGGAGCGCGCGTCGTTCAGCCGGCAGTTCCCCGGCTGCGTCGCCGATCGCGCCCCGGACCGCGACGAGGCGGCGGTCGGCGCGCTGCTGCCGCCACCGGAGGAGATCACCGCGGACCGGGCCGTGTGGCGGCTGGTGCTCACCGAGCGGCACCGGGACCTGGTGCGCGACCACCTCGTGGACGGGCGGCCGACGGTGCCGGGCACGGTGCTCGCCGCGCTCGCCGTCGAGGCGGCCCGCGCGCTGCTGCCCGAGCACCCGGTCCGCGCGCTGCGCGACGTGTCGTTCGCCTCCTGGGTCCGGCCGGCCGCCGACGGCAGGCCGGGCCGGTACCGCGTCACCGCCGTGGTGAACCGGTCCGGCCGGTCCTCCCGGCCGACCGTGCTGGTGCGCGTCACCTCCGACGTCACCGCGTCGGGAGGGCGGCTGCTGCGGCGCGACCGCGAGCACTTCCGCGCCACGGCCCTGGCCGGCGCGCCGAGACCGGAGGGCGTCCCGGCGCCGGAGGGCGACCGCGAGCCCGTCGGCGCGCCGTACTACCACCCGGCGGCGAGGGTGCTGCTGTCCGGCGCGTACCGCACGACGCGGGACTGGCGCGCCGGCCCGTCCGGCGCGTCGGCGACGTGGCGGCCCGACGTCGCCGCGCTGCCCGCCGACCTCGCCCGGCTGGCCGCGCCCGCCCTGCTGCTCGACGCCCTGGCCCGCACCCGCGCGCTGCGGCCGGTGGCGGGCGGCGAGCAGGAACCGGAGGCGCCGCGGCACATCCGGCGGGTCGAGTGGTTCACCGACGAGTGCGACCTGGAGCTGGCCGCGCGCTGCCCGGAGGGCGTCCGGCTGCGCTGGGACGCGGTGACCGGCGAGTTCACCGCGGTCGCGGTGGACGGCACCCCGCTCGCCCGGATGCAGGACGTGCGCGGCGTGCCGATGGGTCGCGTGCGGGCGACCGGGGAGGCATGA